From the Comamonas odontotermitis genome, one window contains:
- a CDS encoding GntP family permease, with protein MSLVIVVAALAFLMFAAYRGYSVILFAPLAALGAVLLTDPSAVAPVFTGIFMEKLVGFLKLYFPVFLLGAVFGKVIELSGYSRAIVAAAIRYIGSSHANAVIVAVCALLTYGGVSLFVVVFAVYPFAAELYRQSNIPKRLMPGAIALGAFSFTMDSLPGTPQIQNIIPTTFFNTTSWAAPVLGIIGAAFIICVGLSYLEWRRRDAVKRGEGYGASLIFESEPVHTTSLPNPLLAIAPLLLVGVSNFALTRLIPMWYGTQSSAALPGMAKPVTIPTASVVAIWAVEGALLLGIAFVLLTAFGTVRERFSEGTKTAVSGALLASLNTASEYGFGGVIAVLPGFLVVSDFLKSVPDPLINAAVSVSSLAGITGSASGGMSIALAAMGDTFIHGAQTAGIPLDVLHRVVSMASGGMDTLPHNGAVITLLAVTGLTHRESYRDIFAVTIIKTLAVFFVIAVFYTTGLI; from the coding sequence ATGTCGTTAGTTATCGTTGTTGCAGCACTTGCTTTCCTAATGTTCGCCGCCTACCGAGGCTACAGCGTCATCCTGTTTGCCCCCCTAGCCGCCCTTGGCGCCGTTCTACTCACCGATCCCTCCGCGGTCGCCCCAGTGTTCACCGGTATCTTCATGGAGAAGTTGGTCGGGTTTCTGAAGCTCTACTTCCCTGTATTTCTGCTGGGTGCAGTGTTTGGCAAAGTCATTGAGCTTTCAGGATACTCCCGTGCGATTGTGGCAGCAGCCATCCGTTACATCGGCAGCTCACATGCGAATGCCGTCATTGTGGCGGTCTGTGCATTGCTGACTTATGGCGGGGTTTCACTGTTTGTAGTGGTGTTTGCCGTTTACCCATTTGCCGCGGAGCTCTATCGCCAAAGCAATATACCCAAGCGCCTCATGCCTGGAGCTATAGCGCTCGGTGCCTTCTCGTTCACAATGGACTCACTGCCAGGAACGCCACAGATCCAGAACATCATCCCGACCACATTCTTCAATACAACCTCATGGGCTGCACCAGTGCTTGGGATTATTGGAGCGGCATTCATCATTTGCGTAGGCCTGTCTTATTTGGAATGGCGCCGACGCGATGCCGTCAAGCGAGGTGAAGGTTATGGGGCTTCGCTTATCTTTGAGTCAGAGCCAGTTCACACAACATCTTTACCAAACCCACTGCTGGCGATTGCACCCTTGTTGCTGGTTGGAGTCTCCAACTTTGCACTGACTAGACTCATTCCAATGTGGTATGGCACCCAAAGTAGTGCCGCTCTGCCTGGGATGGCCAAACCGGTCACGATCCCGACTGCTTCAGTGGTTGCGATCTGGGCAGTAGAAGGAGCGTTACTGCTGGGGATTGCGTTTGTTTTGTTGACGGCTTTCGGAACTGTGCGTGAGCGTTTTTCCGAAGGAACAAAGACTGCCGTTAGCGGAGCGCTTCTCGCATCCCTGAACACAGCATCCGAATATGGATTTGGAGGAGTGATTGCAGTATTGCCAGGGTTTCTTGTTGTCAGCGATTTTCTCAAGAGCGTTCCTGATCCATTGATCAATGCTGCAGTTTCGGTCAGCTCACTTGCGGGCATCACTGGATCAGCATCCGGAGGTATGAGCATCGCCCTTGCAGCAATGGGCGATACCTTTATCCACGGTGCACAAACTGCAGGCATCCCATTGGACGTCTTGCACCGGGTGGTTTCAATGGCAAGCGGCGGCATGGACACCCTGCCCCATAACGGAGCCGTCATCACACTACTGGCTGTAACTGGGCTGACGCACCGAGAATCATATCGAGACATCTTTGCCGTTACCATTATTAAAACACTTGCCGTGTTCTTTGTGATCGCAGTTTTCTATACGACGGGTCTTATCTAG
- a CDS encoding sigma-54 interaction domain-containing protein, which produces METVQQDPLRAQDLDVLTNYDFVARRAMESLFRTFENFSEGTIVVDAQARVVWINKRYAARFGFDEPQAAIGLDCEKVVPNSLLRDVVETGKPILLDVLETQQDPMVVIRLPIRDNTGATVGAVGFALFDELKTLTPILAHYSRAKEELASARRTLEQTRRAKHTFASFVGNCSATLEVKRLARLAAQSGAPTLLLGETGTGKELLTHAIHAASSRSAGPLVSVNVAAIPDTLLEVEFFGADPGAYTGVDRKGRKGKFELAHRGTLFLDEIGEMPLMLQSKLLRAIQEQEIEPIGSNRVISVDVRIIAATSADLLALVEAGKFRADLYYRLNVLPIQLPPLRQRQPDLLPLVYVLLEEICSKVECDVPVLTEAALKLLGEYQWPGNVRQLRNTLERLVVTHDSGEVDGGEISSLLGVPVAPALAPSDEPAKPNGAAVRPLQQLDYARAMAQFEAQYLVHALHSNADNVASAAASIGISRASFYKKLSAHKSSGLINHQSELL; this is translated from the coding sequence ATGGAGACAGTACAACAAGACCCGCTTCGCGCACAGGACCTCGACGTGCTAACGAACTACGATTTTGTGGCTCGACGCGCCATGGAGTCCCTATTTCGAACATTTGAGAATTTCAGCGAGGGCACGATCGTCGTGGATGCGCAGGCGCGCGTGGTATGGATCAACAAGCGTTATGCTGCACGCTTTGGTTTTGACGAACCTCAAGCGGCGATAGGTCTGGACTGTGAAAAAGTAGTTCCCAACAGCTTGCTGCGGGATGTGGTGGAAACTGGCAAGCCCATCTTGCTTGATGTTCTGGAGACTCAGCAGGATCCCATGGTCGTGATCCGTCTTCCTATTAGGGACAACACAGGTGCTACTGTCGGAGCCGTCGGCTTTGCCTTATTTGATGAACTCAAGACGCTTACGCCCATACTTGCACACTACTCCCGGGCGAAAGAGGAATTGGCCAGTGCGCGTCGCACACTAGAACAAACGCGTCGTGCCAAGCACACCTTCGCAAGTTTTGTAGGAAACTGCTCTGCAACACTGGAGGTCAAGCGGTTGGCGCGCCTTGCTGCTCAGTCTGGGGCTCCTACGCTGCTTTTGGGCGAGACCGGAACCGGCAAGGAGCTTTTGACCCACGCGATCCATGCAGCCTCCTCCCGCTCCGCTGGACCACTAGTGAGCGTAAATGTCGCGGCTATCCCGGATACGCTACTCGAGGTTGAATTCTTCGGTGCAGATCCTGGCGCTTACACAGGGGTAGATCGCAAGGGGCGCAAGGGCAAATTTGAGCTAGCACATCGTGGAACCCTCTTTTTGGATGAGATTGGCGAGATGCCACTTATGCTGCAAAGCAAACTGCTGAGAGCCATCCAGGAGCAAGAGATCGAACCCATAGGTTCTAACCGGGTCATCAGTGTTGACGTGAGAATCATTGCGGCGACTTCAGCTGATTTGCTGGCATTGGTGGAGGCGGGGAAGTTCCGTGCTGATCTCTACTATCGGTTGAACGTGCTCCCCATCCAATTGCCGCCATTGCGGCAACGCCAACCCGATCTGTTGCCTCTGGTCTATGTGCTGCTTGAGGAAATTTGCTCAAAGGTGGAGTGCGATGTACCGGTGCTGACCGAAGCCGCGCTCAAGTTGCTTGGTGAATATCAGTGGCCGGGGAATGTGCGCCAGTTGCGCAACACTCTTGAGCGGTTGGTGGTGACGCACGATAGTGGTGAGGTGGATGGCGGTGAGATATCCTCCTTGCTGGGTGTGCCCGTAGCACCTGCACTAGCACCTTCGGATGAGCCTGCAAAACCAAATGGAGCGGCAGTACGTCCTCTACAACAGTTGGACTACGCCCGGGCCATGGCGCAGTTCGAGGCTCAATACTTGGTTCATGCGCTCCATTCGAACGCCGACAATGTCGCTAGTGCTGCCGCCAGCATAGGCATCAGCCGGGCCTCTTTTTACAAGAAGTTGAGCGCACATAAAAGCTCGGGCCTCATCAATCACCAGTCTGAGCTGTTGTAG